The Stigmatella aurantiaca genome includes the window CCCCCAGTCCGAGGGCCGCCCAGGGCACGGGCGTCTCTTCGATCTGGATGTCGCGGTTGTAGGAGTTGATGTTGCCGCCGAGCTCGCGGACCTTGTTGGCCTCCCGCTGCTCCTTCGTCATCTCGGGCGGGGGCTGGTACTCGGTCACGGGACGGCCCGCGAGCGCGGCCCCGCCAAAGAGCAGGGCGGACACAATCATGAGCTGGGAAAGCGGACGCATGGGCGCCAGCCTACCACGTTCGCCCCCATGAAAAGTTCCAGGCGGCCCACCAGGGGCCACGCCCCCTGCTCAAACCCCGCTTGCGTCCCCGCCAGCCGTCCATTACGCGCCAGCACACCTATGGTGCGACTTGTCTTCGTGGCCCTCGCCAACCTGTTCTTGCTCGCACGGACCCTGCTCGGGCTGCCGTTCCGCCTGCTGGCGTCCCGGCACCGCCCCGCCTATGTGCGCTTCCGCCTCTCGGGGGACTTGCCCTACCGCGAGCGGCGCCGCAACCGGTGGCGCTGGGGCCTGAGGAACGCCGCGCCCGAGCCCGCCACGGTCTCCTCGCTGGAGGCCTTCCGGGAAGCCCTGGGCCTGCTGGCGAAGGACCCCCGGGTGAAGGGCATCCTGCTGGAGCTGGAGGGGCTCGCCGTGCCGTCCGCCAAGAAGGACGCGCTGGTGGAGCAGCTCCTGGCCTTCCGCGCCGCGGGCAAGCGGGTGGTGGGCTGGGCCGTCAGCGTGGACAACCTGGGCTTCCAGGTGCTGTGCGCGGCGGACGAGGTGCTGCTGGCGCCCGCGGGCCGGGTGGACCTGGTGGGCTACGCGGCGGAGGCCACGGCGCTGGGCGAGGGCCTGGCGCGCGTGGGCATCCAGGCGCACTTCATCCGGCGCGGGGCCTACAAGACGGCGCCGGAGCTCTTCACCCACGGGGAGATCTCCGACATCCAGCGGCAGACGCTGGAGACGTTCCTCGACGAGCGGTACGCGGAGCTGGTCAAGGCGGTGGCCACCGGGCGCAAGCGCTCCCCCGAGGAGGCCCAGGCGCTGATCGACGGGGGGCCCTACAGCGCCCAGCGCGCGGTGACCGCGGGGCTGGTGGACGCGCTGTGCACCGAGGCGGAGCTGCCGGCGCGGCTGAATCCCCCGCCTGCTGGGAAGAAGGACGCGGACGCGGACGAGGAGCCCCTGGAGTCCATGGAGAGCTGGCTGGGGGCGGTGCCGTTCCCGCCGGTGAAGTGGCGGCCGGTGAGGCGCCGGCCCCGGCTGGGCCTCATCTCGCTGTCGGGGATGATCGTCCCCGGCAAGGGCTCCAGCAACCCGCTGGGGCCGAAGACTGCGGGCTCGGACGCGGTGGTGAAGGCGGTGCGCGCGGCGGGGCGGGACAAGCGCGCCAAGGCGGTGGTGCTCTACATCAACAGCCCCGGGGGCTCGGCGCTGGCCTCGGAACTCATCCTGGAGGCCATCCAGCGCGTGGCGCGCAAGAAGCCGGTGATTGCCTACGTGGATCAGGTGGCCGCCAGCGGCGGGTACATGGCGGCGCTGGGGGCGCAGGAGATCTGGTCCTCCCCGCACGCGGTGGTGGGCTCCATCGGCGTCTTCGCGGGCAAGTTCGAGGCCTCCGGGCTGCTGGAGCACCTGGGCATCCACCGCACGCTGCTCACCCGGGGGCAGAACGCGGGCATCTTCTCCGTCTCGCGCGGCTTCACCCCCCACGAGCGGGCCTCGATGGAGGCGGAGGTGGAGGAGACGTACCAGGCGTTCCTGGGCCACGTGGCCAAGGCCCGCGGCCGGACGAAGGAGGAGATCCACGAGCGCGGCGAGGGGCGGGTCTACTCGGGCACGCGCGGGCTGGCCGCGGGGCTGGTGGACCGCCTGGGCAGCTTCGAGGACGTCTGCCGGCATGCGCTGGAGCGGGCCGGGGTGAAGACGGAGCACTTCGAGCTGGCCTTCTATGGAGGCGCCGAGCGCCGGGCCTCCCTCCTGCAGTTGCTCCTGAGCGGGGCGCGCACCCAGCTCTACGCCTTCTGCCCGGCGGCCTGGTCCCTCACGGGGGAGACGGAGCGGGGAGGGCCTTAGCCCTCCGAGCCCCCGAGGGCCCGCGCCATCGTGAGGCTCTTCAGCTCGGTCTCCCGCCACTCCGCCTCGGCCTTGGAGCCCGCGACGATGCCCGCGCCGACGTAGAGCCGGGCCTGGGCGCCCTTCACGCGCGCCGAGCGCAGCGCCACCATCTGGTGGGCCCGGCCCGGCCCCACCCAGCCCACGGGCGCGGCGTACCAGCCCCGGTCCAGCCCCTCATGCTCGAGCAGGAAGGACATCGCCACGGCGCTGGGGGTGCCGCCCACGGCGGGGGTGGGGTGCATCGCCGCCACCAGCTCGGCCACCCCCACGCCCTCGCGCAGCGAGGCCTGGATGCCGGTGCGCAGGTGCACCATGCCGCGCAGGGTCAGCAGCAGGGGCGCCGCATCCGCGTCGATGTGCTCGGCCAGGGGGCTGAGCACCTCCAGGATGTAGCGCACCACCGCCTCGTGCTCGCGCCGCTCCTTGTCCCGCCCCACCAGCTCCATGGCCTGCGCGGCCGGCGCGGTCCCCGCGAGCGCCTCCGTACGCAGCTCCCGGCCCTCCACCCGGCACAGCGTCTCCGGGGTGGCGCCCAGGAAGGCGGTGTCATCCGGGGCGCGGAACAGGAAGGTGGCGCACCGGGGGTTCTGCTCGCGCAGCCGGGCCAGCACTTCCACCTGGTCGAAGGGGCGCTCGCCCTCGATTTCCACCGCCCGGGCCAGCACCACCTTCTGGAAATACCCGCTGGCGATGGCCTCCGTGGCCCGCTCCACGCTCTGCTCGAAGGCGGAGCGGCCGGCGGACACGCGCAGCGCCTGGGGCTCGCTCCGCACGGAGAGGGGGCCTGCCGGAAACTTCGACCCGAGGCCCACCAGCATCGACCGGACCTTGTCCTCCGCGCCGGGCCCCGCGGGGACGAAGACGGCCGCGGCCAGCCGGTCCCCCTCGCGCCACACCAGCCGCTCCGGCAGGGTCCAGCGCCCGAAGCCGAACGCCCCCCAGCCCGCATCCGTGGCCTCCGCCGCGAAGCGCCTGCCCCCGAACCAGGGCCCAGGCAGGCAAGCGGGCGCCTGGTCCAACCAGCGCACCGTGCTGGCGGAGGACAACCGCTGGAGAATCTCCTGGGCCTCCTGGGCACTGTGGGCCTCCAGGGCCCCGGCCTCGCCCCAGCCCGCCACCACCTCTTGCGCGGGGGGGTAATCCCAGTAGACCGAGGGCTCGCCCAGCAGCTCCGCCCCGGCCAACGGGTCCACCGCAGCCAGGTAGCGCATGCCACCGACCCAGGATTCCTGCCCAGCCCGTAAGGGCAGCGCCGCGGATGCGCTTCCAGGAGATGCTCCGGCCACTGCGGCTCCTAGCCTCGCCTGGGGCCGAGCCCCGCTGAGCGGCGAGATGCGATGTATAAGCCTTGGTTGTTTCAAGGCTGTGTACACCCCCCGCCGAGGGGGCGCGGGAAGGCTTCAGCTTCGCCTGGGCCGGGCGCCGAGTAAAGACTCCCCGCCCCCGGCCACCGGGGTGGTACCCTCCCCGCCGATGAACTCCCCAACCCGCCCTGTGACGCCGCAGCCGTCTGACATCAACGGTTCCGGGAGAATGTTCGACCAGATCGCCCCCCGCTACGACTTGCTCAACCGGATGATGTCCCTGGGCATCGACCAGCGCTGGCGCCGCAAGACGGTGAAGGCCCTGGCGCTGAAGCCGGGCTACCGGGTGCTGGACCTGGCCACCGGGACGGGCGACCTGGCGCTGAAGGTGCTGAAGTACCACCCGGACGGGACGGTGGTGGGGCTGGACCCTTCCGAGGGCATGATGGAGATCGGCCGGCAGAAGGTGGCCGCGCAGGGGCTGTCCGCCCAGTGCGAGCTGAAGCGGGGCGATGCCCAGGCGCTGCCCTTCGAGGACAACAGCTTC containing:
- the sppA gene encoding signal peptide peptidase SppA translates to MVRLVFVALANLFLLARTLLGLPFRLLASRHRPAYVRFRLSGDLPYRERRRNRWRWGLRNAAPEPATVSSLEAFREALGLLAKDPRVKGILLELEGLAVPSAKKDALVEQLLAFRAAGKRVVGWAVSVDNLGFQVLCAADEVLLAPAGRVDLVGYAAEATALGEGLARVGIQAHFIRRGAYKTAPELFTHGEISDIQRQTLETFLDERYAELVKAVATGRKRSPEEAQALIDGGPYSAQRAVTAGLVDALCTEAELPARLNPPPAGKKDADADEEPLESMESWLGAVPFPPVKWRPVRRRPRLGLISLSGMIVPGKGSSNPLGPKTAGSDAVVKAVRAAGRDKRAKAVVLYINSPGGSALASELILEAIQRVARKKPVIAYVDQVAASGGYMAALGAQEIWSSPHAVVGSIGVFAGKFEASGLLEHLGIHRTLLTRGQNAGIFSVSRGFTPHERASMEAEVEETYQAFLGHVAKARGRTKEEIHERGEGRVYSGTRGLAAGLVDRLGSFEDVCRHALERAGVKTEHFELAFYGGAERRASLLQLLLSGARTQLYAFCPAAWSLTGETERGGP
- a CDS encoding isochorismate synthase; this translates as MRYLAAVDPLAGAELLGEPSVYWDYPPAQEVVAGWGEAGALEAHSAQEAQEILQRLSSASTVRWLDQAPACLPGPWFGGRRFAAEATDAGWGAFGFGRWTLPERLVWREGDRLAAAVFVPAGPGAEDKVRSMLVGLGSKFPAGPLSVRSEPQALRVSAGRSAFEQSVERATEAIASGYFQKVVLARAVEIEGERPFDQVEVLARLREQNPRCATFLFRAPDDTAFLGATPETLCRVEGRELRTEALAGTAPAAQAMELVGRDKERREHEAVVRYILEVLSPLAEHIDADAAPLLLTLRGMVHLRTGIQASLREGVGVAELVAAMHPTPAVGGTPSAVAMSFLLEHEGLDRGWYAAPVGWVGPGRAHQMVALRSARVKGAQARLYVGAGIVAGSKAEAEWRETELKSLTMARALGGSEG